A genomic region of Ursus arctos isolate Adak ecotype North America unplaced genomic scaffold, UrsArc2.0 scaffold_8, whole genome shotgun sequence contains the following coding sequences:
- the BMP10 gene encoding bone morphogenetic protein 10, with protein sequence MGSLALQLCALFCLVAHSVSGSPIMSLEQSPLEEDMPLFDDVFSEQDGVDFNTLLQSMKNEFLKTLNLSDIPSQDSAKVDPPEYMLELYNKFATDRTAMPSANIIRSFKNEDLFSQPASFNGLRKYPLLFNVSIPHHEEVLMAELRLYTLVQRDRMMYEGVDRKITIFEVLESRGDTEGGRSMLVLVSGEIYGTNSEWETFDVTDAIRRWQKSGSSTHQLEVHIESRHDGTEDASRGQLEIDTSARNKHVPLLVVFSDDQSSEKEQKEELNEMIDHEQLLEFDSLGLDGYSSGPGEEALLQMRSNIIYDSTARIRRNAKGNYCKRTPLYIDFKEIGWDSWIIAPPGYEAYECRGVCNYPLAEHLTPTKHAIIQALVHLKNSQKASKACCVPTKLEPISILYLDKGVVTYKFKYEGMAVSECGCR encoded by the exons ATGGGTTCTCTGGCCCTGCAGCTGTGCGCTCTCTTCTGCTTGGTGGCTCATTCGGTTTCTGGCAGCCCCATCATGAGCCTGGAGCAGTCGCCTCTGGAAGAAGATATGCCCCTCTTCGACGATGTCTTCTCAGAGCAAGATGGGGTCGACTTTAACACATTGCTGCAGAGCATGAAAAATGAATTTCTCAAGACACTGAACCTATCTGACATCCCCTCGCAGGATTCAGCCAAGGTGGACCCCCCGGAGTACATGCTGGAGCTCTACAACAAATTTGCCACAGATCGGACCGCCATGCCCTCTGCCAACATCATTAGGAGTTTTAAGAACGAAG ATCTGTTTTCGCAGCCAGCCAGTTTCAATGGGCTCCGAAAATACCCTCTCCTCTTCAATGTGTCCATTCCTCACCATGAAGAGGTTCTCATGGCCGAACTCAGGTTGTACACACTGGTACAAAGAGATCGCATGATGTATGAAGGAGTAGACAGGAAAATTACCATTTTTGAGGTACTAGAGAGCAGAGGGGACACTGAGGGTGGAAGAAGCATGCTGGTCTTGGTGTCGGGGGAGATCTATGGAACCAACAGTGAGTGGGAGACTTTTGATGTCACGGATGCCATTAGACGTTGGCAAAAGTCGGGCTCATCCACCCACCAGCTGGAGGTCCACATCGAGAGCAGACACGACGGAACCGAGGATGCGAGTAGGGGACAACTGGAAATAGACACCAGTGCCCGGAATAAGCATGTCCCCTTGCTTGTCGTGTTTTCTGATGACCAAAGCAGcgagaaggagcagaaggaggaacTGAATGAAATGATCGACCACGAGCAGCTTCTCGAGTTTGACAGCTTGGGCCTGGACGGTTATTCCAGTGGGCCGGGAGAAGAAGCTTTGCTGCAGATGAGGTCAAACATCATCTATGACTCCACTGCCCGCATCAGAAGGAACGCTAAAGGCAACTACTGCAAGAGGACCCCGCTCTACATCGACTTCAAGGAGATTGGCTGGGACTCTTGGATCATCGCCCCACCTGGATACGAAGCCTACGAATGCCGCGGGGTTTGCAACTACCCCCTGGCAGAGCATCTCACACCCACAAAACATGCGATTATCCAGGCCTTGGTCCACCTCAAGAATTCCCAAAAGGCTTCCAAAGCCTGCTGTGTGCCCACCAAGCTAGAGCCCATCTCCATCCTCTATCTAGACAAGGGCGTCGTCACCTACAAGTTCAAATATGAAGGCATGGCAGTCTCCGAATGCGGCTGTAGATAG